The genomic segment TCATGCAACAGATTTATTGTGATGCAGCATCAGTAGGATTTTAATTGATGATTTATTGGCCATGCACCACCAGGATGGCGCTAGCATGCcgtgtttttttttacacatacaaagctgttaattttagtctattcaaacagaccccattaaGGTGTCTGGCCAATTAGTGGGCTCAGCCAACACCGGAaaacacttaacaagatagagttttgttgatgctgagaatggtatgtacagctgaagtcggaagtttacataaactgagtttaaatgtatttgactaaggtgtatcacaattcctgacatttaatcctagtaaaaaaatacctgtcttaggtcagttaggatcaccactttactttaagaatgtgaaatgtcagaaaaaatTTGTAGaaagaaggatttatttcagcttttatttctttcatcacattcacagtgggtaagaagtttacatacactcaattagtatttggtatcattgcctttaaattgtttaacctgggtcaaacattttgggtagccttccacaagcttcccacaataagttgggtgaattttggcccattcctcctgacagagctggtgtaactgagtcaggtttgtaggcctccttgctcgcacacactttctcAGTTCTGGCCACATATTTTCTATaatattgaggtcagggctttgtgatggccactccaatatctcgactttgttgtccttaagccattttgccacaactttggaggtatgcttggggtcattgtccatttggaagacccatttgcgaccaagctttaactacctgactgatgttgcttcaatatatccacataattttcctccctcatgatgcaatcaattttgtgaagtgcaccagtccctcctgcagcaaagctcccccacaacatgatgctgccacccccgtgcttcacgattgggatggtgttctttgacttgcaagcctcccctttttcctccaaacataacgatggtcattatggccaaacagttctatttttgtttcatcagaccagaggatatttctccaaaaagtacgatatttgtccccatgtacagttgcaaaccgtagtctggcttttttacggtggttttggagcagtggcttctttcttgctgagcgtcctatcagacttgttttactgtggatatagaaacttttgtacctgtttcctccagcatcttcacaaggtcctttgctgttgttctgggattgatttgtactttttgcaccatagtacgttcatctctaggagacagaatgcgtctccttcctgagcagcatgatggctgcgtggtcccatggtgtttatacttacgtgctattgtttgtacagatgaacgtggtaccttcaggtgtttggaaatttctcccaaggatgaaccagacttgtggaggtctacaattttttttctgaggtcttggctgatttcttttgattttcccatgatgtcaagcaaagaggcactgagtttgaagttatgccttgaaatacatccacaggtacacctccaattgactcaaattatgtcaattagcctatcaaaagcttctaaagccatgacatcattttctggaattttccaagctgtttaaaggcacagtcaccttagtgtatgcaaacttctgacccactggaattgtgatacagtgaataaaaagtgaaataatctgtctgttaacaattgttggaaaaatgtattgtgtcaagcacaaagtagatgtcctaactgacatgtcaaaactatagtttgttaacaagaaatttgtggaatggttgaaaaacgagttttaatgactccaacctaagtggatgtaaacttccgacttcaactgtatatgctttTAAACAACAGTCTTAGAACATTCAAGTTTTGTGGTTTTAATGGGAAGTTTAAGTCCTGAGAACAGAATGTTTTAAAATGATTCTTAGAACGTTAATTTGTGGTTTAAGTTCTTAATGTTCccagaacaatttgagaacaaaCAACCACAAGTTACATTTGATTTTTTcgacctcaatctacacacaataccccataatgacaaagcaaaactggtttagaaatgaattaaaaataagaaactgaaatattaaatttacataagtactcagaccttTTACtccgtactttgttgaagcacccttgGCTGCGAATGCAGCATTGAGTCTTTTTTGTTATGATAccacatgcttggcacacctgtatttggggagtttctcccattcttctctgcagatcctctcaaactctgtcaggttggatgacgagcgttgctgtacagctattttcaggtctctccagagatgttggatccagttcaagtctgggctctggctgggccactcaagaacattcagagacttggccCGAAGCCACAACTACATTGTCtgcctgtgtgcttaggattgttgtcctgttggaaggtgaacggtcaccccagactgaggtcctgagcgctctggaacatgttttcatcaaggatctctttgctctgttcatctttgcctcgatcctgactagtctcccagtccctgccattgaaaaatatctccacagcatgatgctgccaccaccatgcttcaccatagggatggtgccaggtttcctccagacgtgacacttggcattcaggctctaggaagagtcttggtgattctaaacttcttccattcaagaatgatggatgccactgtgttcttggggaccttcaatgctgcagatatgttttggtacccttccccagatctgtgcctcgacacaatcctgtctcggagctcttctttcaacctcatggcttggtttttgctctgacatgcactgtcaactgtgggaccttatatagacatttgtgtgcctttccaaagcatgtttaccacaggtggactccaatcaagttgtagaaacatctcaaggaagatCAATGCACTTGAgcacaattttgagtctcatagcaaagagtctgaatacttatggaaataacgtatctgtgttgtgtttttaatacacttgcaaaaatgtctaaaaacttgttctcgcttcgtcattatgtggtattgtgtgtagattgatgaggaaattgttttatttaatcaattttagaacaaggctgtaacgtaacaaaatgtggacagagtcaaggggtctgaatactttccgaagacactTAACAAAtctaaactcaacatgtaaagtgttggtcccgtgtttcatgagctaaaataaatcccagaaatgttcaatacgcacaaaattcttatttttttcaaattgtgttcacaaatatgtttacatccctgttagtgtttctcctttgccaagattatccatccacctgacaggtgcggcatatcaagaagctgattaaactgcgtgatcattacacaggtgcaaaaACTGAAGAACATACGCACATCCAGGTACTTTCCACAGATGTTAGAATTTTaggaaaacagaaaggaaaacgcTGCCCACTGCCACTCAtgctcccaggtgatatttatttaCAACGGTTCGACCCTTAGTtcttcatcaggcatccatatCCCAGGTGGGGGCGGAAGGTCCTATATATAGGGGCAGTACTCAGTGACATCAGTGACATCACACATACAATATTcaattaggattttttttttaaacagaattgAGACTTATTTGAAACTATAAAAAACTGTTTCCAGGAGACAGTGTGTTCAGCCTGTGGATCCAGAAAGATTCCCTTTGAAGAAGTTTCCTCTCAATGTCCCCTCCTCTGCGTGACATCTTGACCATTTATATCCCAGTTTATTTTTACTTTTGGTTGAAGGCTGTCCAACTGTGTTAGTCCTTCAAAACGATCATTGGCATGTTTTACACAATTGTATTTGTACCCCCTTTCCTTAAACCTTTGTTTGAGGTTCGATGTCGGTTTCAGATAAGAAGCATCAGAGCTGCATATTCTTCTGATACGACTGAATTGACTCATAGGGAGACTTAATAAGTGGACGTGGATGAAAGCTGTCACATCTAAGGAGGGTATTCCTGTCTGTAGGTTTCCTATAAAGATCTGTAAGAGAGGGAGGTTTTGTCCTTAATAACCATCACATCAAGAAACTGATTTGTGATAGGTCATAGTTAATGGTGAAGTGATGGTGTTCATTCAAAGAGTTTAGATAAGCAAGGAATGCCAAGACGTCTTCCTGGGTGCCTGtatacacaggtgcatcttgtgctggggacaataaaaggccactctaaaatgtgcagttttgtcacacagcacaatgccacagatgtctcaagttttgagggagtctgcagagataccgtgactaCATCCGGAAGCCCGTTGTTGTGctattcatccgccaccatcacctcatgtttcaacatgataatgcacagccccacgtttcaaggatctgtacacaattcctggaagctgaaattgtcccagttcttccatggcctgcatactagccagacatgtcactcattgagcatgtttgggatgctctggatcaacgcgTATGACATCAAGTTCTCGCCAATGtctagcaacttcgcacagccattgaagaggagtgggacaacattccataggctacaatcaacagcctgatcaactctatgtgaaggagatgtcttgctgcatgatgcaaatggtggtcacaccagatactgactggttttctgatccatgatcctacttacatttttttaaatctgtgactaacagatgcatatctgcattcccagtcatttaaaatccatagattagggcctaattaattcatttcaattgactgatatgTACTGtaaaactcagtaaaatctttgaaattgttgcatgtggcgtttatatttttgttgtgtatattaggtgaaataccagtgtgccatcacagctgCAATGTTTGTTACCCATTCCCACAAGAAAAGAGCAACCAGTAAAGCaacaacaccattgtaaatacaaactctttatctatttattttccctttcatacctcaaccatttgcacattgttacaacactgtacatagccataatataacatttgaaatgtctgctattcttttgaaacttttgattaatgtttactgttaatttcagattttttatttaacttttgtttattatctattccacGTGCTTCGGCAATGTAAAActgtttctcatgccaataaagccttatGAATTGAATCGAAAaagagtcattcaaaaataacgATTTGTTCAAACTGCACATCGCTACCGGCTCCAAAGACTAATTCGGCCATGGCCTCGGTGGCCCTGCTCTGACAAGGGGGCCAATGGGAGGCCGCTGGGACTTTCAATAGTTTACTCCTCCCTGTTCGCCCCAAGTCCTCAGTGTCACCCTGGATGACGGAAACCCTTTAAAACAATTACATTAGCGCTTACATTAAACCTTGAGACCACCTAAGAGGTGGAGCAAGTATAGCTCAAGACAGAGCCCTGTGTTTTGGATGGATGGTTATCCTCCCATGCAGAGTTCTCGTTTTGACGTGATATGCATGGGATATACATTTTCAACCTACCTCGGTGATACCACTTTAATTCTCAATTTGACAAATGTAAGGAGAAACCTGGCACTCTTAACAGTGGACCTCGCCCAAATTGGGCCAGAGGATAAGCCGATATCAAACAGGATAGTGTTAtttagacccccctcagcccactTGAATACAGGAGGCCGCCATAGAGGCACTGTCATCCCCCCCTTGACCCACATTGTATTTTAAAAAGCGAAATATAACAGCTTAGACACATTAAACAAGAGTAGGCCAAAGCAATAAGACACGGACATTACACTAAACGTTTAAATGTTGCATTTAAAAACACTTTCCCAGCCAatgagacactacagtaggggtCTGAGGATGCACACTGGGCAAAAacaggttgaatcaatgttgtttccatgttaTTTCAACCAAAGAAAATCCATGTGATGACGTTTCATTAATGTGGAAAACTCATTGGATTTCCAAAGTCAtcaatgtaaatcaaatcaaatcaaatctgaacatcttggccatgttctgttcaaatctccacccggcacagccagaagaggactggccaccccacatatgctctctctaattctctctttctttctctctctcggaggacctgagccctaggaccatgcccaggactacctgacttgatgactccttgctgtccccagtccatctgaccgtgctgctgctccagtttcaactgttctgccttattattatacgaccatgctggtcatttatgaacatttgaacatcttggccatgttctgttataatctccacccggcacagccagaagaggactggccaccccacatagcctggttcctctctaggtttcttcctaggtttttggcctttctagggagtttttcctagccaccgtgcttctacacctgcattgcttgctgtttggggttttaggctgggtttctgtacagcactttgagatatcagctgatgtacgaagggctatataaatacatttgatttgatttgatcaatgtAAGGCCATTTAATAATTTTTTACCTAAATCGAACGACAtgctgacattttttttaaatgtcatgttGATTTCACAATGGTTGACAACTCAAACAAATGTAAATGAACTAAACATTGAACTGACGCCACACACCAGTGGGTGTGCACCTTCCTGAACCGACTGCATAGCAGATGCAAAGCCGATAGTAAGCAAGCACTTATAGtgccttgttcacactgcaggccttaatgctcaaatcagttttgtttttcaaatccatAATGGAATATTGACTGTCCAAATGGCAAGTTAAAAGTGACCAAATCGGATGTGTGCGTTCAGAccagtcatttgctgacatggctatgctagttgtcatagtaatgaCAGGTGTGTGCGCTGTGGTGTAGACTGATTGGTGGTGCTCGTGCTTCCTATCACTAAAAAGTTATGCTGCAAGTTGCCACTGAcgtttcccagttgctttgaatgttcaaaatcatagtgtcAGAACAATTAAAGCTTCAAAGTATAAGGTGATCCAACTTTCAAAATGAGTCGTTTTTGGCTAGCCACGGCTGtcaacaagctagctagctgtttagctttctagcacattgactaatttgtttgtaaacaattaacaagatAGTGAGCTAACGTTACcaccacatgttcttgtcaacTGTCAACAGAATAGCTAGCAAGCAGCAAGATATGCCAAATAAGTCTAAAAACCACTTGATGGCAAATAAATCATATTTTACCGTCCAGACTCAAATCGCATTGCCAGAAATCTGATTTCTATCTGATTTCAAACCACCTACGAAGTTTCCGATTCCTTGTGCTTTTTGGCAGTTCAGACTTCCGGAAAAATGACAGATATTCCAAAAAATGTGATTTGAGTCACTGACATTGTGAACAAGGCTTAATTAGGCTAAGAGACTGGACAAGAGCAACAGCTATGCTGGGATTTGGCTAATTACTTAGAATAGAAAAACAAGCTACAATTTTCAGCATGCTCTACTCACAGAAACACAGGGGAGAGGGCAAGCACTCCTAGAAACCAAGGTTACTATAGTAAACTAAAATGCAGACTAAATCTAGCCATGAACAAATTATTTAGTGAACTGAAATAAAATCATTAACAGATCTGTTTGAGAAAGTAGAAATACTGAAACTATATTTAGCTGCAAAACAAACTAAAATAAAAATCAACAAATTATGTTCAGTTCAAATTGGTTGGGGTTGTGATCAAGAAAGACAATTGCGCTAAAGCTTATAAGGCATTTATAAGTTTAGATGCTATTCATCAATAATCAATGGGTAGCCTAATAAAACAGGGTAGCCTATTCTTTGAGAATCAATGGGTAGCCTAATAAAACTGGATAGCCTATTCTTTGAGAATCAAGGGGTAGCCTAATAAAACATTTAGATTGTAGGCTACATCTAAAGCTACAATCTGCATGTTTTCCTACTTTCTGTTTCTAACACAAAAACGACATAACTAAATAATAGAAaaacgatttaaaaaaaaataacactAAACTAAATAACAAAGTAGGTCTGGAAACTAACtgaaactaaagtaaaaaaaaaagaagaatggAAAAACACAACTATAATAACCTTATCTTATTCCCTCCCTGTCTTCGTTGGCGGCGGCCCTACACAGCGGCAAACGACACTCTCCCACCATTTCAGTGAGTGCAATAAAGATATAAGCAAGGGCAACATTGCCCAATGCTCAtcaaagcacccccccccccccccccccccccccaatcacctGCTTGTGCTCTCGGCTTTGCCTTATAAAAGTCTCTCCAGGGTTCTGGCCACAGTTCACAAGCAGGCACAGGTGAGAGCGATTAGTTCATGATTTGGTGATGTCATTTCTTGCTCGCTTTTTTACAGTTTACACCACAGTACTGTGGACTTCATATAGTAAGAGTGATGCTAGCtatgttactgtgtgttcatCATGATTTTAGTTTCTGAGATTTGCACAGATTGCCTTGTATGTGAAtgtatacattttaaaatgtatttaaatgtttgCCTTTGATAGAATTGTCTATCAAATGGAATGATAGcaaaacagactggtacccagactgcAATTCTCAGAACCTTTCTTGATAGTCTGTTCCTGTAACTCAACAATACTTTCTTGCACATTGATATATCTTCATGGAGTCAGATATACATTTTTGATAGACTCAGCGACATGACGGGTTGCATGCGAGCTATGTATGTAACACATAGTACCCACTTAATCAACATCGATCATTAGCTGAATGCTAATTTTAGCTACCAGCTGAACCATAGCTAAACAGCTTATACATTACAACTTTAGCATATAAAAGTGAGCTTAGAACAAAACAGGCTTAATTTGATTAACATCATGTAAATCATGACATGAGATGGAAGTGAATTGGGACTGAAATAGTTTCATTCACTGTGGAGATGAACCTGCTTGCTGATGCCTTTCCATTTGAAATGACCATTcttttgacatgtttttttttttaaagctactgCGACAATTAAAACATTAACACTGCAATTTCAGGTAAACTCAATAAAACGAGATTCAAATATATGGAAAATGTCTATACAGTTCAGCTGTTTTAAAAATATTTCTCTGCTATTAAGATTTTTTATTGTACGAGCATTTGGCTTGAGACAATTCTAAACTCTACTGCTTGGGATCGGGGCAAGTCTAGGAGCAGTCTCGCACACTACCTAGGAAGGTTGACATACGAGATATAAAAAatgtatactacagtaatatgtGTACACGCAGGTATTAAACTCTCTTGTAAATGTACGTAGTGTAAATTACCCCTTTAGAAATGTGAAATTGTTAAGGGATGCATTTGCTCAATTATTTGATCTTATTTGCAGTGTGGTTTTAAGTCATGAGTCAACTACCTAGATTCTGGAACCTGGGATGGTCTTCCTTCATTGACTGGTGGAGTAGTCAGAGTGCTTCAGAGCAAGGTGATTTTAAATGCTTTTGTGTTATCTGATGGGAGGAGAGTGTACTTTCCAGAGTTCTCAACCTGTGAATAGATATCTACAATGCCATGAATTGGTATTGTATAAATATCGAAACCATGCAAAGAACTTGTTGGTGATTGTAATTATTGACTTTAGGATCAGATTACCACGACTCTATTCAACCCTCTCTGCTTTAACCTCATTAGACTATGTGACAACTACAGGACCTTCTCAACCCTATGGTCAGCAGCACCTGAATGAACCTCTTCTGGACCACAGAGAGGGTCAGCTCTTCCTGACCGAGGCTTTTAAAGTCATCCTTGAGGAGGTGCTATGTAAGGGCACAGACGTCAACGAGAAGGTCTCACATCCCTAAATCAAACTGTTGACTGTCTCTGCACTGTGTCATATTGTTAAATGTTTTGCTGCACAAGCCTTTTGGTAAGTCTTGAGTGACAGATAGCTGTCCTGGTGGGTCATGTAGCAAACATTTTTAGGAACCACTGGGCTAGTACCATTATGTTAACTGATATCATCGTCACACCTGACTGTGCATCACAATCTAACCATAGAGGTACACACTCAGTACTGTATTTTCAGGGGTTTCTTGTGCTTGTTATACCCCTGGTTATAGGTGTGTGAGTGGCGCGAGCCAGAGGAGTTGGCTACTCTGCTAGATCTGGAGCTGAGAGAGTATGGGGAGCAACAGTACCAGCTGCTGCAGAGAGTACGGGACGTGGCCAAGTACAGTGTCAAGACCAGTAAGTCCACCCCGGGCCTAGCTCTGGTCCTGGGTGTTAGGGTGGTTTGCTGCTGGCCTCACCAAGACCAGAGCCACCCGACCCCACAGGGAAACCTTAGAGTGAGATGAGTGTGGTTCTGGTTACAGACGATTCTTGGTAAATGCAATGGCTTGGGACTGTCCAGAATGCATGCACTAAAGTAAAGCGCATCTCTCTTTCCAGATCATCCGCGGTTCTTCAATCAGCTCTTTGCAGGGGTGGACTACCATGCCTTGACAGGACGATTCCTTACGGAGGCTCTTAACACTAGCCAGTAGGAGGGAGCAAtatatatcagtggaggctggagGGAGGAGTTATAGGTGGATGCGCTCATTGTAACGGCTGGAATGGAACAGAGTAAAAAATGTGGTTTCCATATCTTTGTGTTTGATATTgtgccattccagccattacaatgatccCATCATTCTAtgtctcctcccaccagcctccgctgatatacagtatatgcatatataCATTCCATAAAGTATGTTATGAAGGGGCTTGTGATGGACAGTTGTATCATTTATTTGACAGGTATACCTATGAAGTAGCGCCAGTATTTGTCCTGATGGAAGACGAGGTACTCTCCAAGCTACGTTCTCTAGTTGGGTGGGCACAGGGAGATGGCATCTTCTGCCCAGGCGGTACCATGTCTAACATGTATGCCATGAACCTAGCACGCTATCGGGCCTTCCCAGAAGTTAAACTTAAGGGGCAGTGGGCGCTCCCTCGACTGGCTGTCTTTACATCTCAAGAGGTGGGGGAAAACAGTATGGTAGAAGTAATGCACTATTTAACTTCACATTCACATATTAATTCGTTCTACACAAACTTTCCTCCAGAGCCATTACTCTGTGATGAAAGCAGCTGCCTTTCAGGGTATTGGGACAGAGAACGTGTTTAAGGTCAACGTGGATGATAGGTAAAGTGATAAGAACCTTCCTTTGACTCTTGTAAGTCATCTCATTGACATCTATGATTCCTAGGCATGCATGATTTACAGATTTTAACTCATGCTCTCTGTTATCCTACAGGGGTTGCATGATGACAGATGACCTTAGTGAGAAAATTGAGCTGGCGAAATCTCAAGCAAGTTTACTGTGGTTACCTTGTAATTTACTGTGTCAATTTTATTATATCTGCTGTGATACAGTAATTACACAGATAACAGTTGGAATTGCCACTAGACTAATGGGAATTGCTGATAGACAATCAGTGATATCTTACACAAGGATCTGGCCAATTCCTAGTACTCCGTCAGCATTCAAAGTATTTTATCTGCAATTCCTAGTAGTCTATTGGCAAAGCACATATCACACTGCAAAGCACCAAGTAGAGATGTAAGGATATCATTCATTATCCCTCCTCACCTACCAGGGGGCAGTACCATTCCTTGTCCACGCCACGTCAGGAACGACTGTACAAGGTGCCTTCGACCCCCTGGAGCCCATCGCTGACATCTGTGACAGACAGGGGTTATGGATGCATGTTGATGTGAGTCCTTCTTAAAGTGATCTTTCATTCAAAATCAAACTTTGTCCAACGTTTTCAGACCACAAAAGTAGTCTTCTGTCAAGATGATTCCCAACAGCATCTGTTATGCCGATCAAACTTCATAACCCAAAATACTGTCCAAGATGGCCACCGTCAAATTAAATCCTTTGCAACAGTGACCATCTTTCCCATGTGATTTCGAGCTGAAGAACACTGATTGGTGTTGTCTTGTGGTTTGGCACAGGCAGCCTGGGGAGGGAGTGTTCTCTTCTCAAAGGAACACAGACATCTCATGAGAGGAGTTGAGAGGTGGGAGTCAGGTGCATGCTCAGGAATACAGTTGCTTGAATGCAATTTTGCACTATATAAATGTGCTGCAAAAAACCTCAATGTAATTCAGCCTGTGTGAGATAAAGTGTACCAAAGTATAGGTTAGGTGTCTTGATGTCTCGCATGACTGGGCTAGTCTTCCGTATTGGCTCAACATATGACTTTGACTCCCGAGTGTAATTATGTGAATATGTTTGTGATCAGAGCCGATTCAGTAACTTGGAATCCACACAAGATGATGCTGACTGGCTTGCAGTGTTCAGCCATTCTGCTCAAGGACACCACGGTAAGAAAACACAACATCCCTCcacccagcctggtctcatagactagacttaGCATTGTAATGTAAATCTGAGAACCTCAAATTAGTaggttatgtttggtatggttacataagacagaaggttacttaaggca from the Oncorhynchus kisutch isolate 150728-3 linkage group LG4, Okis_V2, whole genome shotgun sequence genome contains:
- the LOC109888757 gene encoding cysteine sulfinic acid decarboxylase-like isoform X1 codes for the protein MSQLPRFWNLGWSSFIDWWSSQSASEQDYVTTTGPSQPYGQQHLNEPLLDHREGQLFLTEAFKVILEEVLCKGTDVNEKVCEWREPEELATLLDLELREYGEQQYQLLQRVRDVAKYSVKTNHPRFFNQLFAGVDYHALTGRFLTEALNTSQYTYEVAPVFVLMEDEVLSKLRSLVGWAQGDGIFCPGGTMSNMYAMNLARYRAFPEVKLKGQWALPRLAVFTSQESHYSVMKAAAFQGIGTENVFKVNVDDRGCMMTDDLSEKIELAKSQGAVPFLVHATSGTTVQGAFDPLEPIADICDRQGLWMHVDAAWGGSVLFSKEHRHLMRGVERADSVTWNPHKMMLTGLQCSAILLKDTTDLLKRCHSADATYLFQQDKFYDMSLDTGDKSIQCGRKVDCLKLWLMWKAVGSQGLEERVDRAFAHTRYLVEKMMKREGFQLIGKPEFVNVCFWFIPPSLRGKENSPDYQDRLSKVAPVIKERMIKQGTMMVGYQPLGGRVNFFRMIVISPQLSYQDMTFFLDEIERLGNNL
- the LOC109888757 gene encoding cysteine sulfinic acid decarboxylase-like isoform X2; the encoded protein is MSQLPRFWNLGWSSFIDWWSSQSASEQGPSQPYGQQHLNEPLLDHREGQLFLTEAFKVILEEVLCKGTDVNEKVCEWREPEELATLLDLELREYGEQQYQLLQRVRDVAKYSVKTNHPRFFNQLFAGVDYHALTGRFLTEALNTSQYTYEVAPVFVLMEDEVLSKLRSLVGWAQGDGIFCPGGTMSNMYAMNLARYRAFPEVKLKGQWALPRLAVFTSQESHYSVMKAAAFQGIGTENVFKVNVDDRGCMMTDDLSEKIELAKSQGAVPFLVHATSGTTVQGAFDPLEPIADICDRQGLWMHVDAAWGGSVLFSKEHRHLMRGVERADSVTWNPHKMMLTGLQCSAILLKDTTDLLKRCHSADATYLFQQDKFYDMSLDTGDKSIQCGRKVDCLKLWLMWKAVGSQGLEERVDRAFAHTRYLVEKMMKREGFQLIGKPEFVNVCFWFIPPSLRGKENSPDYQDRLSKVAPVIKERMIKQGTMMVGYQPLGGRVNFFRMIVISPQLSYQDMTFFLDEIERLGNNL
- the LOC109888757 gene encoding cysteine sulfinic acid decarboxylase-like isoform X3, encoding MSQLPRFWNLGWSSFIDWWSSQSASEQDYVTTTGPSQPYGQQHLNEPLLDHREGQLFLTEAFKVILEEVLCKGTDVNEKVCEWREPEELATLLDLELREYGEQQYQLLQRVRDVAKYSVKTNHPRFFNQLFAGVDYHALTGRFLTEALNTSQYTYEVAPVFVLMEDEVLSKLRSLVGWAQGDGIFCPGGTMSNMYAMNLARYRAFPEVKLKGQWALPRLAVFTSQESHYSVMKAAAFQGIGTENVFKVNVDDRGCMMTDDLSEKIELAKSQGAVPFLVHATSGTTVQGAFDPLEPIADICDRQGLWMHVDAAWGGSVLFSKEHRHLMRGVERADSVTWNPHKMMLTGLQCSAILLKDTTDLLKRCHSADATYLFQQDKFYDMSLDTGDKSIQCGRKVDCLKLWLMWKAVGSQGLEERVDRAFAHTRYLVEKMMKREGFQLIGKPEFVNVCFWFIPPSLRGKENSPDYQDRLSKVGGSSDKGAYD